In a single window of the Elaeis guineensis isolate ETL-2024a chromosome 4, EG11, whole genome shotgun sequence genome:
- the LOC105042754 gene encoding UDP-rhamnose/UDP-galactose transporter 2 isoform X4 has protein sequence MASDSPIGGHSGAPIFSFYVRRLSSSKHVPLWELLWFSIVANTSIAGMNLSLMLNFVGFYQISKLSMIPVVCVMEWILHSKHYSKEVKMAVVAVVVGVGVCTVTDVKVNAKGFLCACIAVLSTSLQQIISRIPICQSFANCRQIKCAATGGNGHRELMSKDKFDSLEPFLLCMMKDVAWSLRSLAIFLHELPIQSRGGT, from the exons ATGGCATCCGACTCTCCGATCGGCGGCCATTCTGGCGCTCCGATCTTCTCCTTCTATGTTCGCCG ACTTTCTTCTTCAAAGCATGTTCCTCTGTGGGAGCTTCTTTGGTTTTCTATTGTTGCCAACACATCCATCGCTGGGATGAACTTGAGTCTTATGCTCAATTTTGTTGGCTTTTATCAG ATCTCGAAGCTGAGTATGATTCCAGTTGTATGTGTGATGGAGTGGATCCTTCATAGTAAGCACTATTCTAAAGAAGTGAAGATGGCTGTGGTGGCAGTTGTTGTTGGTGTTGGTGTCTGCACCGTGACGGATGTGAAAGTAAATGCCAAGGGGTTTCTGTGTGCTTGTATTGCAGTATTGTCCACATCCTTGCAACAAATT ATCTCAAGGATACCAATTTGTCAATCATTTGCCAATTGTAGGCAAATAAAATGTGCCGCAACTGGAGGGAATGGCCATCGGGAATTGATGTCTAAAGACAAATTTGATTCTTTGGAGCCATTCTTGTTATGTATGATGAAGGATGTTGCTTG GAGTTTGAGATCGTTGGCTATCTTTTTGCATGAGCTACCTATTCAATCAAGAGGAGGCACTTAA
- the LOC105042754 gene encoding UDP-rhamnose/UDP-galactose transporter 5 isoform X1, which translates to MFAGLFFNTLSLSLSLFLTFFKLSLGFLPPIPNPDPDPDERDPPTSLPQAFFQTLNSKPLLIFFGFFFLLFLATGFYFGVTAFMGFVSNVIRLSSSKHVPLWELLWFSIVANTSIAGMNLSLMLNFVGFYQISKLSMIPVVCVMEWILHSKHYSKEVKMAVVAVVVGVGVCTVTDVKVNAKGFLCACIAVLSTSLQQIISRIPICQSFANCRQIKCAATGGNGHRELMSKDKFDSLEPFLLCMMKDVAWSLRSLAIFLHELPIQSRGGT; encoded by the exons ATGTTCGCCGGTTTGTTCTTCaacacgctctctctctctctctctctctttcttacttTCTTTAAGCTCTCTTTGGGCTTCCTCCCACCAATCCCTAACCCTGACCCTGACCCTGACGAACGAGACCCCCCAACCTCCCTTCCTCAGGCCTTCTTCCAGACCCTTAATTCCAAaccattattaattttttttgggtttttttttttgttatttttagcCACTGGGTTCTACTTTGGCGTAACGGCATTTATGGGTTTCGTGTCGAATGTTATCAGACTTTCTTCTTCAAAGCATGTTCCTCTGTGGGAGCTTCTTTGGTTTTCTATTGTTGCCAACACATCCATCGCTGGGATGAACTTGAGTCTTATGCTCAATTTTGTTGGCTTTTATCAG ATCTCGAAGCTGAGTATGATTCCAGTTGTATGTGTGATGGAGTGGATCCTTCATAGTAAGCACTATTCTAAAGAAGTGAAGATGGCTGTGGTGGCAGTTGTTGTTGGTGTTGGTGTCTGCACCGTGACGGATGTGAAAGTAAATGCCAAGGGGTTTCTGTGTGCTTGTATTGCAGTATTGTCCACATCCTTGCAACAAATT ATCTCAAGGATACCAATTTGTCAATCATTTGCCAATTGTAGGCAAATAAAATGTGCCGCAACTGGAGGGAATGGCCATCGGGAATTGATGTCTAAAGACAAATTTGATTCTTTGGAGCCATTCTTGTTATGTATGATGAAGGATGTTGCTTG GAGTTTGAGATCGTTGGCTATCTTTTTGCATGAGCTACCTATTCAATCAAGAGGAGGCACTTAA
- the LOC105042754 gene encoding UDP-rhamnose/UDP-galactose transporter 2 isoform X3, translating into MFAATGFYFGVTAFMGFVSNVIRLSSSKHVPLWELLWFSIVANTSIAGMNLSLMLNFVGFYQISKLSMIPVVCVMEWILHSKHYSKEVKMAVVAVVVGVGVCTVTDVKVNAKGFLCACIAVLSTSLQQIISRIPICQSFANCRQIKCAATGGNGHRELMSKDKFDSLEPFLLCMMKDVAWSLRSLAIFLHELPIQSRGGT; encoded by the exons ATGTTCGCCG cCACTGGGTTCTACTTTGGCGTAACGGCATTTATGGGTTTCGTGTCGAATGTTATCAGACTTTCTTCTTCAAAGCATGTTCCTCTGTGGGAGCTTCTTTGGTTTTCTATTGTTGCCAACACATCCATCGCTGGGATGAACTTGAGTCTTATGCTCAATTTTGTTGGCTTTTATCAG ATCTCGAAGCTGAGTATGATTCCAGTTGTATGTGTGATGGAGTGGATCCTTCATAGTAAGCACTATTCTAAAGAAGTGAAGATGGCTGTGGTGGCAGTTGTTGTTGGTGTTGGTGTCTGCACCGTGACGGATGTGAAAGTAAATGCCAAGGGGTTTCTGTGTGCTTGTATTGCAGTATTGTCCACATCCTTGCAACAAATT ATCTCAAGGATACCAATTTGTCAATCATTTGCCAATTGTAGGCAAATAAAATGTGCCGCAACTGGAGGGAATGGCCATCGGGAATTGATGTCTAAAGACAAATTTGATTCTTTGGAGCCATTCTTGTTATGTATGATGAAGGATGTTGCTTG GAGTTTGAGATCGTTGGCTATCTTTTTGCATGAGCTACCTATTCAATCAAGAGGAGGCACTTAA
- the LOC105042754 gene encoding UDP-rhamnose/UDP-galactose transporter 2 isoform X2 produces MFAGLFFNTLSLSLSLFLTFFKLSLGFLPPIPNPDPDPDERDPPTSLPQAFFQTLNSKPLLIFFGFFFLLFLATGFYFGVTAFMGFVSNVIRLSSSKHVPLWELLWFSIVANTSIAGMNLSLMLNFVGFYQISKLSMIPVVCVMEWILHSKHYSKEVKMAVVAVVVGVGVCTVTDVKVNAKGFLCACIAVLSTSLQQIVYFCSTGIDHLFRFDSLEGSISSLLRSQGYQFVNHLPIVGK; encoded by the exons ATGTTCGCCGGTTTGTTCTTCaacacgctctctctctctctctctctctttcttacttTCTTTAAGCTCTCTTTGGGCTTCCTCCCACCAATCCCTAACCCTGACCCTGACCCTGACGAACGAGACCCCCCAACCTCCCTTCCTCAGGCCTTCTTCCAGACCCTTAATTCCAAaccattattaattttttttgggtttttttttttgttatttttagcCACTGGGTTCTACTTTGGCGTAACGGCATTTATGGGTTTCGTGTCGAATGTTATCAGACTTTCTTCTTCAAAGCATGTTCCTCTGTGGGAGCTTCTTTGGTTTTCTATTGTTGCCAACACATCCATCGCTGGGATGAACTTGAGTCTTATGCTCAATTTTGTTGGCTTTTATCAG ATCTCGAAGCTGAGTATGATTCCAGTTGTATGTGTGATGGAGTGGATCCTTCATAGTAAGCACTATTCTAAAGAAGTGAAGATGGCTGTGGTGGCAGTTGTTGTTGGTGTTGGTGTCTGCACCGTGACGGATGTGAAAGTAAATGCCAAGGGGTTTCTGTGTGCTTGTATTGCAGTATTGTCCACATCCTTGCAACAAATT GTTTACTTCTGTTCAACAGGCATAGACCATCTATTTCGATTCGACAGCCTAGAAGGATCGATTTCCAGTTTGTTAAG ATCTCAAGGATACCAATTTGTCAATCATTTGCCAATTGTAGGCAAATAA